The following are from one region of the Gloeomargarita lithophora Alchichica-D10 genome:
- a CDS encoding DUF1269 domain-containing protein, with the protein MSELIAIAYDDMFKAEEVRLTLAKLQKEHLIELGDAAVVVKDADGKVQLKQAVNLTGMGAVSGGFWGMLIGTLFFMPLAGLAIGAATGAVSGALTDIGVDDNFMRELAETMCPSTSALFILVRKFTPDKVLDEIAPYGGKVLRTSLTKDKEAELQEVLANRGVEPPSQA; encoded by the coding sequence ATGAGTGAACTGATTGCCATCGCCTACGATGATATGTTCAAGGCCGAGGAAGTGCGTCTCACCCTCGCTAAGTTGCAAAAAGAGCATCTGATCGAATTGGGGGATGCCGCCGTGGTGGTCAAAGATGCCGATGGTAAAGTTCAACTCAAGCAGGCGGTAAACCTGACGGGAATGGGTGCCGTGAGCGGCGGTTTTTGGGGTATGTTGATTGGCACTTTGTTTTTTATGCCCTTGGCGGGGTTGGCGATTGGGGCGGCCACGGGTGCGGTCAGCGGGGCATTAACCGACATCGGTGTGGATGACAATTTCATGCGGGAGTTGGCGGAAACCATGTGTCCCAGCACCTCGGCACTGTTTATCCTGGTGCGGAAATTCACTCCCGACAAAGTTTTGGACGAAATTGCGCCCTATGGGGGTAAGGTCTTGCGTACTTCCCTCACCAAGGACAAGGAGGCGGAACTCCAAGAAGTGCTGGCGAATCGGGGGGTAGAACCGCCATCTCAGGCGTAG
- the purU gene encoding formyltetrahydrofolate deformylase produces MHGILQVCCPDQRGLVAKISQFVHQWGGNIIHADHHLDEGLFLSRLEWELAGFQLSPSATRTEFTPIAQSISAQWSYHTRNESPKLAIFVGKQSHCLWDLLWRQRAGELPGEITLIISNHQDCAPIAEQFQIPFYYITITNKSQVEAEQLKLIKTHDIQLIVLAKYMQILSQDFIDQCPPMINIHHSFLPAFPGANPYHRAHQRGVKIIGATAHYVTPDLDAGPIIEQDIVRVSHRHTVADLVRQGRDVERRVLAQAVRWHLEHRVLVYHNKTVVFT; encoded by the coding sequence ATGCACGGAATTTTACAGGTGTGTTGCCCCGACCAACGGGGGTTAGTGGCCAAAATCAGCCAGTTTGTCCATCAGTGGGGCGGTAATATCATCCATGCGGATCACCACTTAGATGAGGGTTTATTTCTCAGCCGCTTGGAATGGGAATTAGCGGGGTTTCAACTCTCTCCATCAGCGACCCGCACGGAATTTACCCCGATTGCTCAAAGCATTTCAGCCCAGTGGTCGTATCACACCCGCAATGAATCGCCCAAGTTGGCAATTTTTGTGGGCAAACAAAGCCATTGTCTGTGGGATTTACTCTGGCGGCAACGGGCGGGGGAATTACCGGGAGAAATTACTCTGATTATCAGCAATCATCAGGATTGTGCCCCCATTGCTGAGCAGTTTCAGATTCCTTTTTATTACATAACAATTACCAATAAATCCCAAGTAGAAGCCGAACAGTTAAAACTAATCAAAACCCATGACATTCAGCTAATTGTTTTGGCTAAATATATGCAAATTTTGAGTCAAGATTTTATTGATCAATGCCCGCCCATGATTAACATTCATCATTCGTTTTTACCCGCTTTTCCCGGCGCAAATCCCTACCATAGGGCGCACCAACGGGGGGTGAAAATTATTGGTGCCACCGCCCACTACGTTACCCCAGACCTGGATGCCGGGCCGATTATTGAGCAGGATATTGTGCGGGTCAGCCATCGGCACACGGTGGCGGATTTGGTTCGCCAAGGCCGGGATGTGGAACGGCGGGTGTTGGCTCAGGCGGTGCGCTGGCACTTGGAACATCGGGTGCTGGTTTATCACAACAAAACGGTGGTATTTACCTAA
- the tkt gene encoding transketolase, whose product MTVAAPPNLDQLAINTIRFLAVDAVQKAKSGHPGLPMGAAPMAYVLWQNFLKFNPRNPQWADRDRFVLSAGHGCMLQYALLHLTGYDVGMDDLKQFRQWGSITPGHPENFETPGVEVTTGPLGQGVGNGVGLAIAEAHLAARFNQPGHTIVDHYTYVILGDGCNMEGIASEAASLAGHLQLGKLVMLYDSNHISIDGNTEIAFTEDVGKRYEAYGWHVLKVADGNQDLAAIGEAIAQAKAVTDKPSFIIVETTIGYGSPNKAGTEGVHGAPLGPDEVKLTKENLGWPLEPDFYIPDQVLSHFRQAVDKGAEAEAAWNQKFAAYKLAYPALAAEFERIMGGELPSGWQAALAPVAETGKESTRNLSKFCLNALAGAVPEFLGGSADLAHSNMTFLKGIPEFQPGSYEGRNFRFGVREHGMGAVANGMALHGGLIPYDATFLIFTDYMRAAIRLSALSQVRVLHVMTHDSVALGEDGPTHQPVETTASLRLIPNLYVFRPADARETVGSYQVALASAKTPSVLVFTRQALNPQAGTSIEGVAQGGYIVVDCGCEHPDLILIATGSELELAVQAAAQLADKKVRVVSMPCTALFDSQPQAYRDSVLPPQVTKRISIEAGVTAGWYKYVGFGGKTLGIDQFGASAPGPVCMEKFGMTVANLVATAQALLA is encoded by the coding sequence ATGACCGTCGCTGCCCCCCCGAATCTTGACCAACTGGCGATCAATACCATCCGGTTTCTCGCCGTGGATGCGGTGCAAAAAGCCAAATCCGGCCACCCCGGCTTACCGATGGGGGCGGCACCGATGGCCTACGTGCTCTGGCAAAATTTCCTGAAATTTAACCCCCGTAATCCCCAATGGGCAGACCGGGATCGCTTCGTGCTGTCGGCGGGTCACGGCTGTATGTTGCAGTACGCTTTACTGCATTTGACGGGCTATGACGTGGGGATGGATGACCTGAAACAATTCCGCCAGTGGGGTTCGATTACCCCCGGCCACCCGGAGAACTTTGAAACCCCAGGCGTAGAGGTGACCACCGGCCCGCTGGGGCAAGGGGTGGGCAATGGGGTGGGGTTGGCGATTGCGGAGGCGCACCTGGCCGCCCGGTTTAACCAACCCGGCCATACCATCGTGGATCATTACACCTATGTGATCCTGGGGGATGGGTGCAACATGGAGGGGATTGCTTCGGAGGCGGCTTCCCTGGCGGGGCATTTGCAGTTGGGTAAGCTGGTCATGCTCTACGACAGCAACCACATTTCCATTGATGGCAATACGGAAATCGCCTTTACGGAAGATGTGGGCAAACGCTACGAAGCCTACGGGTGGCACGTCCTCAAGGTGGCGGATGGCAACCAGGATTTAGCGGCGATTGGGGAGGCGATTGCCCAGGCCAAGGCGGTGACGGACAAGCCTTCTTTTATTATTGTGGAAACCACCATCGGTTACGGTTCCCCCAACAAGGCGGGGACGGAGGGCGTACACGGGGCGCCCCTGGGGCCGGATGAGGTGAAATTGACCAAGGAAAACCTGGGCTGGCCTTTGGAGCCGGATTTTTATATTCCCGATCAGGTGCTAAGCCATTTTCGGCAGGCGGTGGACAAGGGTGCCGAAGCGGAAGCGGCCTGGAACCAGAAATTTGCGGCTTATAAGCTGGCCTATCCGGCATTGGCGGCGGAATTTGAGCGGATCATGGGGGGGGAATTGCCGTCTGGGTGGCAAGCGGCCTTAGCACCCGTGGCGGAAACCGGTAAGGAATCCACCCGCAATTTGTCCAAGTTTTGTTTGAATGCGTTGGCCGGGGCAGTGCCGGAATTTTTGGGCGGTTCGGCGGACTTAGCGCACTCGAATATGACCTTTTTGAAGGGGATTCCCGAATTTCAACCCGGTTCTTACGAGGGGCGCAATTTCCGGTTTGGGGTGCGGGAACACGGCATGGGGGCGGTCGCCAACGGCATGGCTTTGCACGGCGGGTTGATTCCCTACGATGCCACGTTTTTGATTTTTACCGACTATATGCGGGCGGCGATCCGCTTGTCGGCCCTGTCCCAGGTGCGGGTTTTGCACGTGATGACCCACGATTCCGTCGCCCTGGGGGAAGATGGCCCGACCCACCAACCGGTGGAAACTACCGCTTCGCTACGGTTGATTCCCAATCTATATGTCTTTCGTCCGGCGGATGCCCGGGAAACCGTGGGGTCTTACCAGGTGGCCTTGGCATCGGCCAAAACCCCGTCGGTGTTGGTGTTTACCCGCCAAGCCCTGAACCCGCAGGCCGGTACTTCTATCGAAGGGGTCGCCCAGGGGGGCTATATCGTGGTGGACTGCGGCTGTGAGCATCCCGATTTGATTTTGATTGCCACCGGCTCCGAGTTGGAACTGGCGGTGCAGGCGGCGGCGCAACTGGCGGACAAAAAGGTGCGGGTGGTGTCTATGCCTTGCACGGCCTTGTTTGATAGCCAACCCCAGGCGTACCGAGATAGCGTGCTACCCCCGCAGGTGACCAAGCGTATTTCCATCGAAGCCGGGGTCACCGCTGGCTGGTACAAGTACGTGGGCTTTGGCGGCAAAACCCTGGGCATTGACCAGTTTGGGGCTTCCGCACCGGGGCCGGTGTGCATGGAGAAATTCGGCATGACCGTGGCGAATCTGGTGGCAACGGCACAAGCCCTGCTGGCCTAG
- a CDS encoding 2Fe-2S iron-sulfur cluster-binding protein gives MSQLSVQPDQQTIATNASETLLDALLSHEIPHTHACGGQAYCSTCRVLILDGIKHCSSPTRAEKALAQKLQFPIHVRLACQTKISGDVTIRRLVMDNQDLDLVDQQLTGGQGIAEQELVLLYAGLKGMETFDQVNFPYDMAHIMGRYFQQLYQIISTYGGQISSTMGTHALVTFDPARHDRTVDRAVWAALDLLQAMAGVNQMVEQLHYQPLQLGLAVHPGLAVQVAPTPKSPPMPLGDGVTTVMGLATLPQTLVVSPAGLSQIANRVVLGAKVGEAGAQIVTGMRGAPPEQVAATPPELSLGQRLSSLIQKFRFGR, from the coding sequence ATGTCCCAGCTTTCTGTGCAACCGGACCAGCAGACGATTGCCACCAATGCCTCGGAAACCCTTTTGGATGCCCTGCTGTCCCATGAGATTCCCCACACCCACGCCTGTGGCGGCCAAGCCTACTGCTCCACCTGCCGGGTGCTAATTTTGGATGGCATCAAGCATTGTAGTTCCCCCACCCGGGCGGAAAAAGCCCTGGCGCAGAAATTACAATTTCCCATCCATGTGCGTTTGGCCTGCCAGACCAAAATCAGTGGCGATGTCACCATTCGTCGTTTGGTGATGGACAACCAGGATTTAGACTTGGTGGATCAACAACTGACGGGGGGGCAAGGCATCGCCGAACAGGAATTGGTGCTTCTTTATGCGGGGCTGAAAGGGATGGAAACCTTTGACCAGGTGAATTTTCCCTACGATATGGCGCACATCATGGGGCGTTATTTTCAACAGTTGTATCAGATTATTAGCACCTACGGCGGCCAAATCAGCAGTACCATGGGCACCCACGCCCTGGTCACCTTTGACCCTGCCCGCCATGACCGGACAGTGGATCGGGCGGTGTGGGCGGCCTTAGACCTATTGCAGGCGATGGCGGGGGTGAATCAGATGGTAGAACAACTGCATTACCAACCCCTGCAACTGGGCTTGGCGGTACATCCAGGTTTGGCCGTACAGGTTGCCCCCACACCCAAATCTCCGCCCATGCCCCTGGGGGACGGGGTGACCACGGTAATGGGCTTGGCGACCCTCCCCCAAACCCTGGTGGTGTCCCCTGCCGGTTTGAGCCAGATTGCCAACCGGGTGGTTCTTGGTGCCAAGGTGGGCGAAGCGGGGGCGCAGATCGTCACCGGGATGCGGGGTGCCCCCCCGGAGCAGGTGGCGGCCACCCCCCCGGAGCTTTCTTTAGGACAACGGCTGAGCAGTTTGATCCAAAAGTTCCGCTTTGGCCGTTGA
- a CDS encoding protein kinase domain-containing protein — MTDTTLAGRYHILKPLGSGGFGHTFLAEDLFLPGHPRCVVKQLQPQSTNSQVMEVARRLFNREAEVMYQLGSTVSRIPHLLAHFEQDKDFYLVQEFVEGHDLSHELTPGQKYPEVWVQQLLLDVLEVLGQVHQRSIVHRDIKPANLMRRQSDQHIVLIDFGAVKEVGSLVADGKGETAIGTQIGTRGYMPIEQFRGQPRLSSDVYAVGVVAIQALTGLPPSQMEDYDTGELHWQRYAQISPGLQTVLEKMVRPDWRQRYPSAVEALHAVQELTTASAASVTQPLSPIPPTPVAPTVAMTQPSRPVAVSPTSPSPASTQRSRGLPCIFWLFGGFGLVGLAFVGLIVLVAVTDQTPTTEPTPDPSPTSQNNQPPRPTPPAPEPQNSGDLFGAIAYNNEDGSYGYGFNFTDRAGAEARAIQECARVAQGKTCEVLVWFQNACGALAKDGRNNAGSGWGDTRALAQEKAVASCRTVGGADCAVVETVCSK; from the coding sequence ATGACCGATACCACCCTTGCTGGCCGTTATCACATTCTTAAACCCCTGGGCAGTGGCGGGTTCGGGCATACTTTTTTGGCCGAAGATTTATTTTTACCCGGCCATCCCCGCTGTGTGGTCAAACAACTCCAACCCCAGTCCACCAATTCCCAGGTGATGGAGGTGGCGCGGCGATTATTCAACCGGGAAGCGGAGGTGATGTATCAATTGGGTTCGACCGTCAGCCGCATTCCCCACCTGCTGGCGCACTTTGAACAGGATAAGGATTTTTATCTGGTGCAGGAATTTGTCGAAGGCCACGACCTCAGCCACGAACTCACCCCCGGCCAAAAATACCCGGAAGTCTGGGTGCAACAACTGTTGTTGGATGTCTTGGAAGTTTTGGGTCAAGTGCATCAGCGCAGTATCGTGCATCGGGATATTAAACCCGCCAACCTCATGCGTCGCCAGTCCGACCAGCACATTGTCCTGATTGATTTTGGGGCGGTGAAGGAGGTGGGTTCCCTGGTGGCGGATGGGAAAGGGGAAACCGCTATTGGCACCCAAATTGGCACCCGCGGCTATATGCCCATTGAACAATTCCGGGGGCAGCCCCGCCTGAGTAGCGATGTGTATGCGGTGGGGGTGGTGGCGATTCAAGCCCTGACCGGTTTACCGCCCAGCCAGATGGAAGACTACGACACCGGCGAATTGCACTGGCAACGGTATGCCCAGATTAGCCCTGGGTTGCAAACGGTGCTGGAAAAAATGGTACGTCCCGACTGGCGGCAACGCTATCCCAGTGCCGTGGAAGCCCTGCACGCCGTCCAAGAATTAACCACCGCTTCCGCCGCTAGTGTCACCCAACCGCTTAGCCCCATCCCCCCGACCCCGGTGGCACCCACGGTGGCCATGACCCAGCCCAGCCGTCCGGTCGCCGTTTCACCAACGTCACCTTCGCCAGCGTCAACCCAACGCTCCCGGGGGTTACCCTGTATTTTTTGGTTGTTTGGCGGGTTTGGCTTGGTGGGGTTAGCGTTTGTGGGGTTAATTGTCCTGGTGGCGGTCACCGATCAAACCCCCACCACCGAACCGACCCCCGACCCCAGCCCCACGTCCCAAAATAACCAACCCCCACGTCCCACGCCACCTGCCCCGGAACCCCAGAATAGCGGGGATTTATTCGGTGCCATTGCCTACAACAACGAAGATGGCTCCTACGGCTACGGCTTCAACTTCACCGACCGTGCCGGTGCCGAAGCCCGGGCGATCCAGGAATGTGCACGGGTGGCCCAGGGCAAAACCTGTGAAGTGTTGGTCTGGTTTCAAAACGCCTGTGGTGCCCTCGCCAAAGATGGGCGCAACAATGCGGGCAGTGGTTGGGGGGACACGCGAGCCTTGGCTCAGGAAAAAGCGGTGGCTTCCTGCCGCACGGTTGGGGGTGCGGACTGCGCCGTGGTGGAAACCGTCTGTAGCAAGTAA
- the glgA gene encoding glycogen synthase GlgA yields MRILFVAAEAHPIAKVGGMADVVGVLPKVLKQLGHDVRVFLPYYGFLPEKLTIPSTPIWQGYAMFHYFQIYETRLPDSDIPLYLFGHSAFLPKRIYHGEDEEWRFTLFANGAAEFCWNYWKPDIIHCHDWHTGMIPVWMHQSPDITTVFTIHNLAYQGPWRWKLEGMTWCPWYMQGHNVLAAAVQFANKVNTVSPNYAQQIRLPEYGEKLDGLLRFLGDKVTGILNGIDPDIFNPETDPHIPQNYSAETLDQRVVNKLALQEEVGLEIDRNKFLVGMVTRLVEQKGLDLLLQMLDRFLSYTDTQFVIMGTGERSYETQLWQMASRYPGRVSAQILFNDPLSRRLYAGSDAFIMPSRFEPCGISQMIALRYGSVPIVRRTGGLVDTVFHHDPITETGNGYCFDRYEPLDFFTCMVRAWEGYHYRREWRALQQRGMAARYTWEQSAQEYHALYNSIYGLPPTHGLPEASVALEKEPLTVS; encoded by the coding sequence ATGCGAATTTTGTTTGTGGCCGCCGAAGCCCATCCCATTGCCAAAGTGGGCGGCATGGCCGATGTGGTCGGGGTTTTACCCAAAGTCTTAAAACAACTAGGCCATGATGTGCGGGTGTTTTTACCCTACTACGGGTTTCTGCCGGAAAAATTAACCATCCCCAGTACCCCCATTTGGCAGGGGTACGCCATGTTTCATTATTTTCAAATTTATGAAACCCGCCTACCAGATAGCGATATACCCCTATATTTGTTCGGCCATTCGGCGTTTTTGCCCAAACGTATCTACCACGGCGAGGATGAAGAATGGCGGTTCACTTTGTTTGCCAACGGAGCCGCCGAGTTTTGCTGGAACTACTGGAAACCGGATATTATCCACTGCCACGACTGGCACACGGGCATGATTCCGGTGTGGATGCACCAGTCCCCCGACATTACCACCGTGTTTACCATCCACAACCTGGCCTACCAAGGCCCCTGGCGCTGGAAACTGGAGGGGATGACCTGGTGCCCCTGGTATATGCAAGGGCATAATGTCCTAGCAGCGGCAGTACAATTTGCCAATAAAGTAAATACGGTTTCTCCGAACTATGCCCAGCAGATTCGCCTACCGGAATATGGGGAAAAATTGGATGGGTTGTTGCGATTTTTGGGGGATAAGGTCACGGGGATTTTGAATGGCATTGATCCGGATATTTTCAATCCCGAAACCGACCCCCATATTCCCCAAAACTATAGCGCTGAAACCCTAGACCAACGGGTGGTCAATAAATTGGCATTGCAGGAAGAAGTGGGTTTAGAGATAGACCGTAATAAATTTTTGGTGGGCATGGTCACCCGCTTGGTAGAACAAAAAGGGTTGGATTTACTCCTGCAAATGTTAGACCGATTTTTGTCCTATACCGATACCCAATTTGTGATCATGGGCACGGGGGAACGGTCTTACGAAACCCAGTTGTGGCAGATGGCTTCCCGTTATCCGGGGCGGGTGTCGGCGCAGATTTTGTTTAATGACCCCCTGTCCCGCCGGTTGTATGCGGGCAGTGATGCGTTTATCATGCCTTCCCGGTTTGAACCCTGTGGCATCAGCCAGATGATTGCCCTGCGCTACGGTTCGGTGCCGATTGTGCGGCGCACTGGCGGCCTGGTGGATACGGTGTTTCACCACGACCCCATCACCGAAACCGGGAATGGCTACTGCTTTGACCGCTACGAACCCCTGGATTTTTTCACCTGTATGGTGCGGGCGTGGGAAGGGTACCATTACCGGCGGGAATGGCGGGCACTGCAACAACGGGGAATGGCCGCCCGTTACACCTGGGAGCAGTCGGCGCAAGAATATCACGCCCTGTACAATTCGATTTATGGTCTGCCCCCCACCCACGGCCTGCCGGAGGCATCGGTGGCGCTGGAGAAAGAGCCTCTGACGGTTTCCTAG